In Bradyrhizobium sp. WD16, the genomic stretch TACGAGCGTCAGATCCACCGCACTAGCGCGCTCGCGTTTCAAACGCTGAAATGGCTGGGCGTGATCTATCTTCTCTACATGGCCTGGCAGGCGCTTCGCCAGGGCGGGGTGCTGAGTGTCGACGAGGCGGCTGCGCCGCCCGCCTTGCGTCAGACCATCATCACCGGAATCCTGATCAACATCCTCAATCCGAAGCTGTCGATTTTCTTCTTCGCCTTTCTGCCGCAGTTCGTGGCGACCGACGAGCCGTATCCGCTGCTGCGCATGCTGCTGCTTGGCGGCGTCTTCATGGCGATAACGCTGACGGTCTTCGTTGCCTATGGCCTCTCCGCGGCGCGGGTGCGTGACCGCGTCTTGCGCCGCCCTGCCGTCATGGCCTGGCTGCGGCGCGCCTTCGCCGGCGGTTTTGTCGCGCTCGGCGCGAAGCTAGTGTCCCGTTTCCAACGTTCGTATCCCATTGCAGCGGGCGCTCATACGAACGTTGGAAACAAGGGGACACTAGCATCATTATGATTCTAGTGTGGTTTTGGATCTGACGCTCGTTTGAAGAACTCGCTCCAATGCTGAAACGAGCGTCAGATCCACCACACTAGCGTTCGCCGAGCGCTGAACCATCCGCGGAGCCCCCGTGAGGCGCTCGAACGGGTTGCGAGGATATTGACCTATATCAAGCCAATTCTCATTGGACGCGTCAATTTCCTTCGCTTCCCTCGAGGCATCGCAAGGCGCGATGCCATTTCGGCGAGTTGAAGATCATGCGCAACCAGATGGCGAACCTGGCGATGGCGGTCGGAGCAGTGATGCTGGCGAGCGCAGAAACGGCGGCGGCCGATCAGGCCTTCAGGCTTGCGGTCGGTCAGGAGGCCTTCGTCGCGCTCACGGAGAATCCGTCGACCGGTTACCGCTGGGCCATCGACGAAAAAGCCAGTTCGAACCTCTCGATCCTGCAGATCAACGATCGCGGATTTTCACAGGACGGGGGCGGCAAGCGCCTTGTCGGTGCACCCGGTATTCATCGCTGGAGCATTCAGGCATCGAAGAGTGGACATGCGAGCGTGACCTTCGCCTACCGGAGATCCTGGGAAGCGGCGTCCATCCGTACGCATCGCGTGGCCGTCGAGGTGTCGGCCCGCTGAAGGGGCCGTCGTCCGCCAGCCGCGCAGAATTCGATCCGATTGATGTGGATCGACGCGTTCGACCTGCCTTCGACCTGCAGATAGGCCGAGCCTCAGCAGAAACGGAGTCATGACAATGTGCAGTGCAAGGCAGGCAGCCGTCATCGCGGCCACATTCGCGGTTCTTGCGACGGCGCAACCGGCGGCGGCGGAAACCTGCTTGCGCATGGTGGTGTCGGCTAGTGGTTCGACAAGCATGTGGAACAAGGAGGAGCTGGCGCGCACGTCTGCCATCGCCGCGTGGCCCGCCGCAGCGAGTGAAACGGCCGGTGCCGATTATGCGTCATGGGGGGCCGCGCGCGGCAAGACCGTAGCGTGCGCCCTGGCAACCAAGAGCACCGTCCGATGTACTGCGAAGGCGACGCCGTGCAAGCCGTAGATTTGATTTGCCGCTTTCCGAAGCGTTGAAGACGCGTTCCCGTTGAAAGGTCAATGGACATGGTTCCGCCGGCACGATTGGTTCTTGCGATGCTTGCCGGCGTGTTTCTCCTCGTCGCGGAGGCGTTGACCGCCGGGGCGCAGGTGCCGAAAGCAAAAGACAAGAATGTGATCGCCCCGGGCTGCATGATGGTGTGCCCACGGGGTAAGTGGCTCGACGTCGATACCTGTTCCTGCATAGACAGAGAAGTGCCATGCGGCCTGGTCTGTCCGCACGGTACGCGGCAGACGCGGAGCTGCAGCTGCGAGCCTGACCTGATTCGAGAAAAGCTGAAGCAGCGATAACAGCTATTTACCCGTTCCGGGTGCAACTGACGCCCAAGCGTCCGCCTTCCGAAGTTCGTGTCCGGAAGATGCCGCTAGTGTCCTGTCTCCGAATTACCGCTTCATTTGCCTCACCCTCGCACGGTAATTCGGAGACATAAGGACACTAGCAAAATCAAAGCGCTAGTGTGGCTTATGTCTCGCAATTGCCTACGAGAGACTGGCCGCAAAGGCGGTAGGCAATTGCGAGACGCCACACTAGGCCTGCGATGCCGGTTCGGGTACGCGGTTGAGCGCATAGAACTGCACCTTGCCGGTGCGGCCCTTGACCACGGTCTCGTGCAGTGTCTCCCCGCTCAGCGTCAGGCCGGCCGCTTCGGCCACCTGGCGCGACAGGATCAGCGAACAATCATAGTCCTTGGTCAGGCTCTCGAGACGCGCGCAGGTATTGACGGTGTCGCCGATGGCGCTGATCACCTGCGCCTTCGGCGGCCCCATGGCGCCGACGATGGCCTCGCTGAAATGCATGCCGATGCCGATCCGCAGCGGCTGCGGCAGTGCCGCCGCAAGGCGGCGGTTGAGCTGGTCGAGCCGGGCCAGCATGTCGCGGGCGCCGCGCAGCGCGTCCGCGGCGCCGCGGGCGGGGTCGCCGTCGAGCCCATAGAGCGCCATCAAGCCGTCGCCGGTGAACTGCGAATAGTGGCCGTTGCTGGCGTCCAGCGCATCCGTCATCTCCTTGAAGAAGTGATTGAGCACGAACAGCACGTCGTAAGGCAGGCGGCTTTCGCCGAACGCGGTCGAGCCGCGCAGGTCGACGAAGACCACAGTGACGAACCGCTCCCGGCCCTCGAGGCCGCCACGGACAAAACCGTCCCGCGCCGTGGCGTCGGCGGACAGCAGCGGCATCAGCGTGAGATCTGCGGTCGGATGGATCTGGCAGGCGAGGCGGGTGCCCGGCGCGGCGTGAATCCGGGCGAGCGCCCGCGCCTCGTCAGGTCCCGGCTCAGGCAGGCTGTCGAGCCCGGAGGTCACCAGTACCCGGCAGGTGGTGCAGCGCGCCCGTCCGCCGCAGACGGCGGCATGGGGCACGGCATGGTCGCGCAGGGCTTCCAGCACGCTGGCGCCGGGGTGGACCGGCAGTCTCAGTCCGCCGGTCAGCGTCAGCATCGGCGGTCGCCGCCGGCGCTGGATCGTGCTGCGGACAAGGCGGGCACCGAACGGCAGCATGGTCAGGCACAGATGCGCACCAATGGCGCCGATCATGATCGCGGTGACCGCAGCCTTGCTGGCCTCGGTGATGTTGGCGTCATCACGCACCAGTTGGACGAGGGCCGGATTGCGCGCCGCCTCGCGGCGGGTCTCGTTGCCGGCGCTGACGAAGCCGGCGAGCGCCAGTGTCGGCAGCAGCAGCGCCGCCGGCGCCAGCCATGGTCGCGCCGCACCGTACCACGGCTTCATCTCCAGCCAATGGGCGAGGCCGATGCAGCCATGGATCCAGACGACGATCACGGTGACGAATTGCAGGACACCGAACAGCGGATGCTGCGTCCACCATTCCACCATGGCCGAGGCATAAGTCGGGCTCAGGTCGAGCGCCAGTTCGCCGATGCGGGTCGCGGCGAGGTGCGGCATCAGCAGGACGGGGATGCACAGGCCGAGGGCGAGCTGCCAGACTTCCCATCGCACCATGCGCAGCGAGCGGCGGCGCCAGATGCTCCACAGCGCGCCGAGGTAATGGACGGCGAGTGCGGTGCCGAGAAGGACGGTGCCGGGCAGCGTGCCCCAGGGCGCCATCAGCCAGCCAAGCACCTTCTGGGCGAAGGTGAGCGAAATCAGCAGCGTGGCATGGGCCGCGAGATGACAGATGACGAAGGCGAACAGGATGAGGCCGGTGACGAGTCGTAACGGGCCGCGGACTGCGGCGAGCGGCCATCCCGGCGGGGCGGGGCGAAGCACATCGGTTGACATGGCCGCACCCTAATCAAACGCCGGGAGCGAGGGAACCGGTGCCGGTTGCCGCCACTGCGGGCCGGCGCCGCGGCCTTCTGATGCGCGTCCTTGCCGATCTTCACCGGCCGCATCATATAGGGCCGATGAGAGCGATGCGTAGCACCGGACTGGTCATTGACGAGGAGGGACGGGAGATCCGTCCCGAAACCCTGCGTCCCGAAACCCTGCGTGGCTCCGGCAACCGGCACGCCGGCGCGGCACGCGCCGCCGGCTTCCAGGGGCCGCTGCACGGCGAGGCGCTGGAAGGGCTTCATGCCTTCGGTTTCGGCCTGGGGCCGCTGACCCGCGAGCAGCGGATCGCGCGTCTCGAGGCGCTGGCCACCCTGCTCGACGTCGCCTTCGTGATGCCGGGCACCGGGATTCGTTACGGCATCGATGGCCTGATCGGCCTGATCCCGATTGTCGGCGACCTCATCACCACCGCCATCTCGCTGTGGATCGTGCGTGAGGCGCGCGCCCTCGGCGCGCCCTGGCACGTCACCGCGCGAATGCTCGGCAACGTGGCGCTCGATGGCGCGGTCGGTCTCGTGCCGCTGGCGGGCGATGCCTTCGACGTCATGTTCCGGGCCAACATCCGCAACATCCGACTGCTGCGGCGCTGGCTCGATCGCCAGCGCTGAGCGCGAGGATTGTCGTCGGATTGATCTTCAGCCGGAAATTGACGAAGCCCGCAGAAGCGGAGACTCAGGCGACGTTCTGCTCGGATTCGTAGACGCGGCGCTGCAGCGGATAGGACGCGCTGTCGTAGAGGCCACGGATGCCGTTCTTGTCGAAGCGGGCTTCGCCGACCTGCAGATAGGCACCGTTCAGCGAATCCGCCGGCAGCTCCTCGATCGCGAAGCGCACCGCATCAGCGGCGGTGTCGAAGCGACGATAAGCAAAGGCGCGACGCTTGTTGCGGACGGCGGCCGGAAACAGCTCGGCCGAGCGGGAAAAGTTGAAGTTACGCATCATCACTCTTTCGGGACGTAGCAGATGGAGACCACTACCCCTTAATATAGGCATCAATATGAGAATTGCGACCCGTCGGCGTTAACCGCGCGGGTCGGCGTCGCGACGAAAAGTCGAGAAATCACAAAGGCTTGTAACCATGCAAAAGGCCGGACGAGCTATGCGGGACTTTTGCTGGAGCGCGGGACGAGGCGCGGCTCGGCGCCATGAACTAAAATGCCGGCTGTCGTCGCCTGTCGTCACCGAGTCTCGTCGACCGGAACGACCTTGACCGGCGAGGTGTAGGGCTCGACGCGCAAGGCGTCGGCGGCGATCAGGCCGATCCGACCGACCGGCGCCTGCTCAAGATCGCCGGTGCTGGCGTGGCGGATGTTGTAGCGCCACACCGACAGCGTGCCTTCGGTCTTCAACGCCTTGGCGATGCCTGCGGCGTTACGCCCTTCGAACCGGGCAAGTTCATCGTCGGTCAGTCCGATCACGATTTCGTCACGGCTGGTCACGACCTTGAAAAGCGAAATCTTGTCGGTCGCGATCGCCGGGTGGGAGAGAATGGTCTCGATCACGAGAATGGCAAGACCGAAGCCGAGAACTCGGCTGCGGGACCTCTCAGACATCTTGAATTCCTTGCGTCTTCGTCAGGCGCGCGCGTTTACCTGCAAGAGATAAACAATTCGACACGCCACCGATCGCTGCCATTCGGGCGAGCGGCGCATGCGATCGTGGGACGGCCTATCTGGTTATTTTGGATTTAGTTTCAAGGCCGCGGAGTTGATGCAATAACGCAGTCCTGTCGGGCCCGGCCCATCCGGAAAGACATGGCCGAGATGGCCTTGGCAGTTCGTGCACAGCACCTCGGTGCGAATCATGCCGTGGCTGACGTCGCGCTCCTCGTCGATGTGGGTATCGTCGAGAGGGGCGGTGAAACTCGGCCAGCCGCAGCCGGAATCAAATTTGGTATCGGAGGCGAACAGCGGCGCGCCGCAGCCGGCGCAGACGTAAGTGCCCGGCGAGGCCGTGTGCTCGTATTCGCCGGAGAATGGCCGTTCGGTGGCCTTCTGGCGCAGCACGGCGTATTGCATCGGCGTCAGTTCGGAGCGCCATTGGGCGTCGGTCTTCTGCACCCGCGGCGTTTTGGTCTTGTTGTCGGTCATGGGGCTCTCTTGATCGTAGTCTGGCCGATTACAGCGGTTCGATCCGGTTGGGAATCCCGTTTTGCTGAATTCAGCTCTACCAAAAACGCGTTCGACGGATCGGGTCAGCGGATTGCCTTGGCCGGGTCGTTAGCTGCCTTGCCACCGTCTGACACCAGTACCGGTTGATCGCGATACCGGTCGGCGAACAGCGCCTTCAGCGCCGAGATCTTCGGCAGATCGTTGTAGACGATATAAGGCTGGTTCGGGTGCAGCGTCAGATAGTCCTGGTGATAGCCTTCGGCGGGATAGAAGGTCTTGCCGCTTTCGATCGTGGTGGCGATCTTCGTGCCAAACACCTTGGCGGCATCGAGCTGGGCGATGTAGCGCTCGGCGACCGTCTTCTGCGCATCGTTCTGGGCGAACACCGTCGAGCGATATTGGGTGCCGACATCCGGGCCCTGGCGATCGCGCTGGGTCGGGTCGTGCACCACCGAGAAATAGATCTGCAGCAGCCTGCCGTAGCTGATTACGGCGGGATCGTAGGTGATCTGGACGGATTCGGCGTGGCCGGTCCGGCCGGTACCGGAGGCGGAATAGTTGGCCGTGGCCCTGGCTCCGCCGGCATAGCCGGAGACTGCATTGAGCACGCCCCTGGTATGCTGGAACACACCCTGCACGCCCCAGAAGCAACCGCCGGCGAGCACCGCGACCTGCTGGCCGGTGGCGGGCGGCAGGTCGACCGCCGGCGGCGGAACGGCGACGGTCTCCTCGGCGGCGACCGCGGGCAGCGCCGTGGCGCCGGCCCAGATGGCAATGCCCGCCACCGCGGACACAAGCCCGCGCGGCAATGCGCTGCAGAACTGGCGTAGCAATGACGAAGCCAATAACAAGGCCATGGGTAAACCTCGCAGGTTTTGCGGACGCGCCGGTCGCGTCCCTGGCCGGATCAACGGCACGGCCGGTTATCGGTGCGCGTTCCTGATACGATATCCGCGGGCCGGCGTTACGACCCCGCCTCACACGAGTTCGTGAGCCAGACTGGCGATGCGAGAAAAAGGCGGGTCCGGTTTTCAGGGCGTCGCCGGGGCCGGCGGCCGCCTCAGGCCGCGGCGATCCTTGACGTAGCCGATCGGCACGCCCATGCGCTGGATGGTGACGATCACCTTGCCGTCGAGAATGCGGTCGCAGTTCATGTGGGTCGGCGCGATGAAGAAATCGGCCTGTTCCCAGCGCTGCATCCGGATCCATTGCAATAGACGCGACTTGGCCCGGTGCTCGAAGGCGATGCGTTCGCCGCAGACCGCGACCGTGTAGCGGTGCGGCGCGCGGCTGACCGCGCCGGTGTGCTCGGTGCGGGTGAGATAGGATTCCAGGCCCTCGACCGCGGCCGGCATGATGTTGACCCAGTAATCGGTGTCGTAGCGCCGCGACGCGCCCTCGAGGCCGCCGACCATCGAGTTGTAGAAGAGATATTCGTAAGGATGCAGGCGCACCAGCGTGGTCGCGTCCCAGAGCAGGGCGGCGCCGAACACCGCGAGCGCGGCGCTCGCCAACAGGCCGCTGCGCGCGGCGAGCGCGCCGGCACCGAGATCGAGACCTGCCCCGGCCAGAACGGCGAGCAGCGGCACGACGAACAGGAAATGACGTAGACCCGTGAAGGCGGGGCCGTGGCAGATCACCTGCATCGCGAGCGGGAAGATCACCATGGTGCCCACCAGGGCGATGTCCCTGCGCCGCACCGGTCCCGCCGCAAGCCGGGGCAGGGCCGCAAAAGCCAGCGCCAGGGCTGCGCCGCACAAGGTCAGCAGCGGCACGCGCACCAGGATGTAGATCGGCACATAGAGCCGCGGCACGCTGGCCATCTCGTAGACCTGCCCGGCCAGGATGGTGCGGATGTGATATTGAAACTCCGAAAAGGCGAACAGGCCGCGGATTGGATTGAGCGGCGCCAGCGCCGCCCAGGGCCAGGCCAGGATCATCAGCGCATAGGCGATCAGCGCCGCCGGCAGCAGCGCCCGCACGGACGCCAGCGCGAATTGGAAGTTGTCCCGCCAGTCGTCGCGGCTTCCTCCGCGCAGCGGCTTCGGCAGCGCCATGACGATGGCGAGCGCGGCATAGAAGAACAGCAACAGGCCGAGGACCCGCATGCCGAGCGCGGCCCCGGTGAGCAGCCCGAGCATGGCGACATCCGCCGGACGCGGGGTCGGCAACCGACGGGCGCAGCGGATCAGGAAGAAGGTTGCGCCGGCCATCGCCGCGGCGAGCGGGATGTCCTTGGTGTGGTTGAACATCGCGCCATACCAGGGACCGCAGACCGCGAGCGACAGCGCCGCGAGCAGGCCGGCCCTTTGGCCGGCGACCTGGCGGGCAACGCCGGCTGCGGCGGCGATGCCGCTGACGCCGGTCAAGGCGCAGAGAATATGGCGCAGATCGTAGGGGTCGATCGGCAGCAGCTGGCCGAGCAGCACGGCGACGATGTCGAACAGGCCGCCATAGAGATAGAGATTCTCGAAGGAGAAGACGCTGCGGTCGACCAGCCCGCTGCGGTAATAGGCAATGATCAGTTCGCCGTAATGGTGCTGGACGCCCTCATCGTTGGAAATGGCGTAGGCGCGAAAGGTGAAGAGCGCAATCACCACCAGCGCGGCGATCAGCGCCCAACTGGCGAGATCGAACGGGTCGCAGGCGGCGAGCCGCCGCAGCACGGCGCCGCGGACGGACAGCCGGGCCGTGTCTCGCGGGGCGGACCCCGCGAGCGGTCGAGTGGAGACGAATTCCGTCATGGCCCCCCGGCACCGGCATCGCCCCAGGCTGGGCTGCCGGCAATCGACCGCCCTAGTTAGGCTGGCAGCGGCCTCGCCGCCAAGTGGCCAAAAGGCGACAATTCATGCTGCAGCTGCGAGGGCTGCGGTCACACCACGACGCTGAGGCGTTTGGCGGCGCGGGTGATCCCGGTATAGAGCCAGCGGGCGCGGGTTTCGGCAAAGGCGAAGCTTTCGTCGAACAGCACGATGTCGTCCCACTGCGAGCCCTGGGACTTGTGCACGGTGAGGACGTAGCCGAAATCGAACTCGTCGTAGGGCTTGCGCTGTTCCCAGGGAATATCCTCCATCCCGCCGGCGAAGCAGTCGGCGCGCACCGACACCTTCGTCACCTTGCCGCCGAAATCCTCGTCCGGCGACAGCCGCATGGTGACGATGCGCGACTTGGATTGCGCCCGCGCCTTGACCCGCCACAGCCCGCCGTTGAACAGCGCCTTCTTGCGGTTGTTGCGCAGACAGACGAGCTTGTCGCCGGCCACGGGCAGCGGATCCTCGATGCCGAGGCGCTGGCGGACGCGCATATTGTAGGCCCGGCGTGTCGCATTGCGTCCGACCAGGATCTGGTCGGCGCCCATCACCCGCGCCGGGTCGAGCCGGTCGCGCGGCACCACCTCGCTGTCGCCATAGCTGCCGATCTCCAGCTCCTCGCCGGCGCGGACCGCCATGGACATGCGCACGATCGGGTCGTCCTTGGCCTGGCGGTGCACTTCGGTCAGCATGGCGTCGGGCTCGGCGGAGGTGAAGAAGCCGCCGCCCTGGATCGGTGGCAGCTGCGCCGGATCGCCCAGCACCAGCAGCGGTGCACTGAAGGACAACAGATCGCGGCCGAGCTCGGCGTCGACCATCGAGCATTCGTCGATGATGATCAGCTTGGCTTTCGAGGCGGGGGCATCGTCCCACAATTCGAAATTCGGCTGTTCCTCGCCGGTCTCCCGGGCGCGGTAGATCAGCGAGTGGATGGTCGAGGCGCCTTCGCAGCCCTTGTTGCGCATCACCAGCGCCGCCTTGCCGGTGAAGGCGGCGTATTTGACCGCGCCGTCGACGCCTTCGGCGATATGCCGGGCGAGGGTGGTCTTGCCGGTGCCGGCGAAGCCGAACAGCCGGAAGACCAGCGGCGTGCCGTTCCGCCCGGGCTTGGCCTTGAGCCAGTCGGCGACGGCGCGAAGGGCGGCGTCCTGGTGGGGCGTGAAAGTGGTCATCGGTGGCTGGTTACAGGCTTTCTGGGGCGGGACAAAGATCGAACGGGTCGTGTACATACCGCAGCCTGGCACCTTGGCGTCAAGCCCGGCAGCCGGGCGGCAGCTATGATATGCACCCTCAGGCGACAAGGTGGGGAAGGAACCGATGCACCAGCGCAGCAGCAAGTCCGGGTCCAGATCCGCGCCGCCCCGGCGCGTGCGCCGGCGCCTCCTCGCCGCTGCGGTGACGGTCCTTGCCCTCCTGGTCCTCGCCGTCGCCGGCTATATCGTGGTCAAGCGCCTGACCCGGCCGGACCCGCTGAAGCCCTTCCAGATCTACCGCTCGCCGGACGCGCCGGAATATTCGTGAATAGGGGCGGCGCCGCGCGCGTGCTGATTGATGATGGGGCTGGCGCGGAGCCTGCTCAAAATTCTGCTGTCGCCCTCCACGCAAGTGGAGGGCCCAGTAAATGGTGAGGTGGCTGTGGTGCACCGCGGCTGACGTGTGCAAGCCAGCGATCCCCTGTACTGGGTCGCCCGGTCAAGTCGGGCGGTGACGGCGGAGAGAGGGGCGTCGTCGCCAGCAAACGAAGCGCAGCCGCAATCGGCCGTCATGGCCGGGCTCCGTTGTTCAGCCCGGGGACATAGCGGACGCCTGTTTGGAGACATGACCGACACTTTTACGTTTGGTCACGTCGATGGTTGCGATTTGGTGGGAGGGCAAGCAGATGGCGTATTGGCCGTCCTTGGCGCGCAGTTAAATTCTCTCCGTCACGGCCGGGCTTGTCCCGGCCGTCGACGTCTTCCTTTGCCGAGATGCTCAAAGTCGTGGATGGCCGGGACAAGCCCGGCCATGACGAGAATAAAGCTCAAGCAGCATCTTTTCGCCCGCTTTGCGAGCATGCACCGCGTCCTGCATCGCATCGCATCGCATCGCGCAGAGCGGCGCTCAATGCGCGGCCGATTTCGAGAACAGGTTGATGACCGCCACGCCGACGATGATGAAGCCGATGCCGATCATCGCTGGGACGTCGAGGCGCTGGCCGAGAAACAGCCAGCCGATGATCGAGATCAGCACGATGCCGATGCCTGACCACAGCGCGTAGGAAATTCCGACCGGGATCTTGTCGAGCGTCAGCGAGAGAAAATAGAACGCGATGCCGTAGCCGATGACGACGATCAGCGAGGGGGCGAGCCTGCTGAAGCCTTCCGACGATTTCAGCGCCGTCGTCCCCAACACCTCGCCGCAGACGGCGACCACCAGATAGACCCATTTCATCGACGCACTCTCCTTCAGCGTTTCTCCGCGGGCTATTCGTGCCTGACCTGGCCGTTCATCACGGTCATCACCACCCTCGTCTTGTGGATGTCGTGCGGCGCGACTTCGAACAGGTTCTTCTCCAGCACGACCAGATCGGCCAGTTTTCCGACCTCGATCGAGCCGATCATCCGGTCCAGTCCGAGCTGGTAGGCCGAACCCCTCGTGTTGGCCCGCAGCGCCTCGTCCAGGCTGACCCGCTCGTCGACGGGCGGCAGCGGCGGCTGGTCCGGCTTGTTGAGCTCGCGCCGCGTGGTCGCGATCTCGATCGCCTCCAGCGGCCGATAGGTGCTGTAGTAGCCGGCCGCGGGCCAGTCCGTGCCGAACGACAGATTGTCGCCGTGGCGACGGATGGAATTCATCTGCATCAGCGACTGCGAGCGTTCCGGCCCCAGGCGCTGCCGCGTCACTCCCGTGTTGGTCTGGTCCGGCACCGGCCACTGGGCCTGAAATTGCGCCGTGACGCCGAGCCGGCCGAAACGCGGAATATCCTGCGGCGAGACGACCAGCAGATGCGCCAAGGCGTGGCGGCGGTCGTGCGGCGGATTGGCCTTGATGGCGGCTTCGATCGCGTCGAGAGATAGACGTGTGGCCCGATCGCCATAGGAGTGCACGTGGATGTCGATGCCGTCCCGATCCGCCCGGCGGACGGTGTCCTTGAACAGGTCGGGGGGCAGCAGGGTGTCGCCGCTCGTGACGGGATCGTCGCTGTAGGGCGCGAGCATCGCCGCGGTGCGCTGCGGATCGCCGCCGTCGATGTTCAGCTTGAGGATGGAGGCCTGGACGAGTTCGGAACGGAATCGCCGCCGCAACGCCTTGATCCGCGGGACGGGATCGATCGCGGGATCGTTGTGGTAGGTCGAGCCGACGACCCGGAAGGGCAGCTTCCCCTCGCGCTCCAGGCTCATGTAGATCCCGAAACCGACCTGTTCGGGCAGGAGGATCATTCCGGCGTCATACACCGCCGTGATTCCCGCTGCGGAAGCCTTCGGCAGCCACTCCTCGAGCGATCGGGTGATGTAGTCCGGCGTGAAGGGGGAGACCGCCTTGACGACGTGAAAGACCGCGGGCGGCTCGACCAGATAGCCGGTGGCTTCTCCGCTGGCCGGGTCGCGCTGGAAATAACTGAAGCCGGGGAGCGGGTCCTTCGTCGCCTTCGTCACCTTGGCCATTGCCAGGGCTTTGGAATTGACCCAGGCGGAATGGCCGTCGATCGCAATCAGAATCATCGGAGTGTCGGGCCAGAGCTGGTCGAGATCCGCCTTGCGCGGCCCGCTTGCCGGGAAGGCGTTGTAGCGCCAGCCGAAGCCGCGCACGACGTCGACTTTCCCGATCCTAGTGTCCTGTCTCCGAATTACCGCTTCATTTGCCTCACCCTCGCACGGTAATTCGGAGACATCAGGACACTAGCAAAATCAAAAAGCTAGTGTGGCTTATGTCTCGCAATTGCCTACAGGGGCTTGCCGCAAAGGACATAGGCAATTGCGAGACGCCACACTA encodes the following:
- a CDS encoding amidohydrolase; this encodes MRRQDTRIGKVDVVRGFGWRYNAFPASGPRKADLDQLWPDTPMILIAIDGHSAWVNSKALAMAKVTKATKDPLPGFSYFQRDPASGEATGYLVEPPAVFHVVKAVSPFTPDYITRSLEEWLPKASAAGITAVYDAGMILLPEQVGFGIYMSLEREGKLPFRVVGSTYHNDPAIDPVPRIKALRRRFRSELVQASILKLNIDGGDPQRTAAMLAPYSDDPVTSGDTLLPPDLFKDTVRRADRDGIDIHVHSYGDRATRLSLDAIEAAIKANPPHDRRHALAHLLVVSPQDIPRFGRLGVTAQFQAQWPVPDQTNTGVTRQRLGPERSQSLMQMNSIRRHGDNLSFGTDWPAAGYYSTYRPLEAIEIATTRRELNKPDQPPLPPVDERVSLDEALRANTRGSAYQLGLDRMIGSIEVGKLADLVVLEKNLFEVAPHDIHKTRVVMTVMNGQVRHE